A portion of the Carya illinoinensis cultivar Pawnee chromosome 11, C.illinoinensisPawnee_v1, whole genome shotgun sequence genome contains these proteins:
- the LOC122281986 gene encoding uncharacterized protein LOC122281986, whose amino-acid sequence MSKTTIRDWTQIYAIYGLDQWQTLLFLLFHALLFTVLSILYLIYFDPIRGFFESILTVNAGGVPVGTARFAAGFTGSVTALSAVCLFFAAANFFYSAVPLHHDMALRMVSAVNDWSTVKQALDLGCGRGILLNAVATQLKKEGSSGRIVGLDRSKAKTLRTLRTAKLEGVGEYVTCKEGDVRRLPFGDNCFDVVVSGVFVHTVGKEHGHRTVEAAAERMRVVGEVVRVLKPGGVGVVWDLVHVPEYARRLQELKMEEIRVSEPVTAFMVSSHIVTFRKPSQHVVGPGGEVRLEWRC is encoded by the coding sequence ATGAGTAAAACGACGATAAGAGACTGGACACAGATTTATGCGATCTACGGCTTGGACCAGTGGCAAACTCTACTCTTCCTCTTATTCCACGCGCTTCTCTTCACCGTTCTCTCCATCCTCTACCTCATCTACTTCGACCCGATCCGGGGCTTCTTCGAGTCCATCCTCACTGTCAACGCCGGCGGAGTTCCAGTTGGCACGGCCAGATTTGCCGCGGGGTTCACCGGCTCCGTCACAGCCCTCTCCGCCGTCTGCCTCTTCTTCGCAGCGGCTAACTTCTTCTACTCCGCTGTACCGCTCCACCACGACATGGCCCTCCGCATGGTGAGCGCGGTGAACGACTGGTCGACGGTAAAGCAAGCCCTGGACCTTGGCTGCGGCCGCGGGATCCTCCTCAACGCCGTGGCGACCCAGCTGAAGAAGGAAGGCAGTTCTGGTCGGATTGTCGGGCTGGACCGGTCGAAGGCGAAGACGCTGCGGACCTTGCGGACGGCGAAGCTGGAGGGGGTCGGGGAGTACGTGACGTGCAAGGAGGGAGACGTGAGGAGGTTGCCGTTCGGAGACAACTGCTTCGACGTCGTAGTATCTGGGGTGTTTGTACACACCGTGGGGAAGGAGCATGGCCACAGGACGGTGGAAGCGGCAGCGGAGAGGATGAGGGTAGTGGGGGAGGTGGTGAGGGTGCTGAAACCAGGTGGGGTCGGGGTGGTGTGGGACCTAGTGCACGTCCCGGAGTACGCGAGAAGGCTTCAGGAACTGAAGATGGAGGAAATCAGGGTGTCGGAGCCGGTAACGGCGTTCATGGTCAGCAGCCACATCGTGACCTTCCGTAAGCCCAGTCAGCACGTCGTGGGCCCCGGTGGTGAAGTCAGGCTCGAGTGGAGATGCTGA